The DNA window TTATTCTTGTAGGTAATACTCAAGCTTTATCTCCAGAAGGACAATACCTTGTTTGTAAGGATACTTTGGACTTTGTCTGTAACTACGGCATTGACAGGATTTACACCCTAGGCGGTATGGTCACTTCTCCACAGCCTGTTGAAAATCCTAAAGTGTTCGGTGCGGCTACTTGCGAGGCCAATGTTGAATTGCTTAAAGAAGCAGATATTGAAATGAGATCCAATGATGGTGGAATCGTTGGTGCTTCCGGATTATTCTTAGGTTTAGGAATCCGTAGAGGAATCGAAGGGTCTTGCCTTATGGGTGAAACTCCAGGTTACTTTATTGATGCTGAAGCCGCTGAAGCTTTATTGAATAAACTGGCATTATTGCTTAATTTTGAAATTAATACTGATAAACTTGATGAAAGGGCTGAAGAAACCAGACAGATGATTGCTAAAGCCCAACAAATGGAACAGGATTTAATAAATAAGGCAAATGCTGGAAATGCAGATGATTTAAGATATATTGGATAATCCATCCAATATCTATTTTACTTTTTTTATGAATGTTTTAGTTGTTCCCGACGCTTCGATGATTGTCATTCCATTGATTGAAAAGAATGGCCATACCTATTTGTCTCCAAGCAATTTTTCACGATATGACAATATGGACATTTGCGAGGGGAATCTGAATTTTGAAAATCTTATTACCAGATACTCTTCAAGTGAACTGCCCTCCGGTGTAAGGTCACGATTATTCTTATTTTCAAAAGTCATTGACAAGGCTGATGCTGCAATAATTATCGGTAAACGTCCTAAAGGTCATAAAAGGATGTATGATGCACTGAACGATTTGATTCTATTTGGAGGCAATTCCTGCAACAATGCACGAAGTCTGATGGTCAAGATTGTTGACGATATGGAAATTCCCACCTTAAAGCTTGCATATCCGACAACACAAAAAGAAATCATTGATTTGATTAGCAAAACAAACGATTTTTTAAGGAATTTCAAATCTTCATCACAACTGGATGTCGATTTAAGGAAAAAGAGATACGCATATCCTTTTCATGATTTCAAAAAAATTTTAAATAATACTATCTTCTAACAGTTAATCATGTTGGTCAATGCTGATTTTCACATTCACAGTTGCTTTTCAATGGCATCATCAAAGGACATGGTTATTAGGAATATGGCTCCAAAATCCAAACTGAAGGGTTTGCAGCTTCTAGGAACAGGTGATGCGTTTCATCCCAAATGGCTGGATATCATTGAGGAGAGCACTGATTATCTGGGTGATGGAATTTACAGTTTTGACGGTATGGATTTTGTTTTGACAACTGAAGTTGAGGCCAAACACAGGATTCATCATGTAATCATAATTCCCGACATGGACATTGCGCGTGAGCTTTCATCAAAATTGCCGTCAAGTAACAAATCCAGTGACGGCAGGCCAAAAACCCGTCTTGGAGGCGCTGAGCTATTGGAGCTTGCACATGACCATGACTGTCTCATCGGTCCGGCTCATGCATTCACACCATGGACCGGAATGTACAAGTCATATGACAGCATATATGACTGTTATGATGCTAAACCTGACTTTGTTGAATTGGGTCTGTCGGCTGATACGGATATGGCGGATACGATTCGTGAACTTAAGGATTTTGTATTTCTTTCAAACTCCGATGCACATTCCCCATGGCCACACAGACTGGGTCGTGAATTTAATCAAATTGAGCTTGAAGATATTTCATATTCCTCAATCAAGAAGGCATTTAAACATAGGGATGTCAAGGCAAATTATGGTCTCGTGCCGAATCTGGGAAAGTATCACATGACCGCATGTACCAAATGCCACAAACTGATTGACCCTGAGGTTGCCCGCGAAAACAAAATGAAATGTTCCTGTGGAGGGACAATAAAAAAAGGTGTTGATTATAGAATTTCCGAAATTGCGGATTCTACTGATCCTGTCCATCCTGAATTCAGACCGGATTACGTTCATCTGATGCCTTTGGCCGAAATAATTTCCGCTGTTTACGGCAAGGGAGTCACTACAAAATATGTGCAGGGAATATGGCAGAAACTGATAGACAATTTCAAAACTGAAATTGATGTTTTGATTAATGTTTCATTGGATGATATTAAAAGGGTTGATCATGAGGTTTCACATGCCATCGAATCATTTAGAAACAATACGATTGATGTTGTTCCTGGTGGTGGAGGACAATACGGTCATATATTGTTTAAAAAAGAAATAAAAAAGCCTAAAGTGGTAACTTTAGACAATTTCTAAAAGCGGACTTGGAGGGATTTGAACCCTCGATCTTAAGATTAGGAGTCTTACGCCCTTCCAGACTAGGCTACAAGCCCAAAAAATTATCAAGCCACAAATATTAATTTGTTTTAAAAAAAGAATTATAAGGACGGACCCGCCGGGATTTGAACCCGGGGTCTTCGGATTAGAAGTCCGACGCCCTATCCAGCTAGGCTACGGGCCCTTATATACAACAATAATAATTTTATTTTTCTTATTATATATATTTAACTATTTAATAAATAAAAAAAGAAAGAATTAAAATAAATATTTAAACTCTTTCAGTACCTCCAGTAGCATCATTAACTCCTATGGAGTCAACAGCATTACCGTCAGCATCGTATATTGTAAATATCCAATATCCGTTGGAATAATAACCGCTTCCAGCATAACATCTGTCTTCTAAAACAGCATCATTTGCGATTGATTTTGCAGTTGAATAAGACATTTGTGTGTTACTTGAACTTCCACTGTCACTGCCACTGTCGCTTGAAGATGAACTTCCACTGCTACTTGAGGATGAGCTTCCTGATGAACTGCCGGATGAGGAACTACCTGATGAATAACTGTCTGAACTGCCTGATTCGGATCCGGTAGAACTGGAACTTCCGTCGGTAGTTGCTACAGATGAACCTGTATTATTCAGGGTAGTATTGTTACCGAGTCCGTTTCCAGTATTATCATTTGCGCCCATACTAGATAAATCTGAAAATATCGGATTGTCACTATTAGTAATACCGTATGCAGTTACTGCTGCAGCGATACATAATACAACAATTATTGAAATGATTATATTTGCTTTATCCATTTTATCCCTCCTGTTTGGTTATAAAATTATAATAATAAAAGTTAGATTTTTATCTTTTATATATATTTCGATTTATAATTATTAAAGAAACTTATTAATAATAAAAAATATATATACTTAATGTTAGTTTCTAATTTATAATTGAGGTGACATATTTGAAAGATAGAGTAGTTATATCCCCTACAACTCGTCAAGAGGGCCATGCCGAACTCGTCATGGAAGTCGACGACGAAGGGATTGTTACAAAAGGTATGTATTTTAGTATAACTCCTGTAAGGGGTTTAGAAAAGATGGTTCTTAGCAAAGCACCTGAAACCGCTCCAGTTTTATGTCAAAGAATCTGTGGAGTATGTCCTATTCCACACACTTTAGCATCAGCTGAAGCTATCGATCAAGCATTAGGTATTGAAATTCCTAAAGCAGCTAGATTGTTAAGAGAAGCTACCTTAGCAGCACACAACATTAACAGTGCAGCTATTCACCACTTCTTAGTAGCACCGGACTTCGTTCCTGAAGACTTATTCGCTACTGCTGTAGACAGCGTAAGTAACGTAAGAAAAAATGTACAATACGTTGTAGACATGATTGCTGGTGAAGGTATCCACCCATCTGATGTAAGAGTTGGAGGAATGGCAAGAAACATTACTCCATTTACAAAAGAAAGATTAATAGAAAGAATGACCGCACTTAAATCCGACCTTGAAGCACACGTTGAATTAATCAAAAACTGTGTTGCTGAAAGTGCAGAAAAAATGGGTATTCCAAAAGATTTAGGTGTAGTTAACCAACCATTACTCGCTGTACACCCAACTTATGGTGTAAATGAGTTTGATATGGATGCATTTTCTGAAGTTTTACCTGAAGCTTGGTATGACGACCCTGAAGTAGGTAAAAGAGGATGTTCTGTAATTCCATTAATCAACGGAACCAATGTTGAAACAGGTCCTAGAGCAAGAATGGAAAAATTCCAAGGATTCAAAGACAAAGGTGTAATCGCTCAACACGTTGCACGTGCTGACGAAATGTTGAAAAACTACGACGCATGTTTAGAAGCATTAGATGCAATTGATCCTGCAGCATCTGCAAGAGCAGACTACGATCCTAGAGGTACTGGCGAACTTGGATTCGGTATCATCGAAGGTCCTAGAGGAACCAACGCTCACATGGCAAAAGTTGAAGATGGAAAAACCAAATTCTACTCTGCAATTGTACCTACCACTTGGAACATTCCAACTATGGGTCCAGCTACAGAAGGATTCCATCATGAATTTGGTCCACACGTTATCAGAGCATACGACCCATGTTTATCCTGTGCTACTCACGTGATGGTAGTTGACGATGAAGACAAATCCATTCTCAAAAACGAAATGGTGAGAATCTAAGTTGGAGGATTAATAAATGCCTTATGATTCGGAGATAATCGTTATTGGATGCGGAAATATCTTATTTAAGGATGATGGATTTGGTCCGGTAGTCATTAATCTGTTGCAGAAATACTGCAATGACCAGAATGATTATTATGACCCTGCTGTCACATCATATGTTGAGGATGAATTTGATAAAGACATAATGAATCAAATCAAAGAGAAATTTGAAGGTATAACATTGCCTGACAGCATACAGTTCATTGACGGCGGAACTGCAGCTCCAACAAATTTTTTCCCGCTTTATGAAGAGTACGACTGGAAAAAACTGATAGTTATTGATGTTGTTGAATTTGATGCGGAACCTGGAACTGTCGATGTATTTGATCCAAATATAATGAAAATAGGAAAATATGATAATCCTCACGGAATGACTGTTGAAGAGCCTCTTCAGAAAATTTCAGAGAAATGTGAAGTGGTTGTCGTAGGTTGTAAACCTGAGTCAATTCCAACTCCGGATGTGGATATGGGTTTAACAGAATCCGTAGAAAAGGCTATTCCTAAGACTATTGATCTTATTTTAAAAGAAATCGGGGTAAAATAATGTTTGATAAATTGAAAAAAGCTTTTGGCGGTTCATCTGAACCAGAAGCACCAAAAGTAGAAGAAAAAGTTGAAGCTGCTCCAGCAGAAACTCCAAAAGCTGCTCCTGCAGAAGAAAAAGCTGCTTCAGCAAAACCACGTATCGGTTACATACACTTAAGTGGTTGTACTGGAGATGCAATGTCTTTAACTGAAAACTATGACATTTTATCTACAGTCTTAACTGATATGATTGATATCGTATACGGACAAACTTTAGTTGACAAATGGATTCATGGTACTTATGCTGAAGAAATGCCTGAAATGGACTTATGTTTAATTGAAGGATCCGTCTGTTTACAAGATGAACACAGTTTACACGAAATCCAAGAAGCAAGGAAAAAATCCAAATTAATCTGTGCATTTGGTTCCTGTGCTATGACCGGTTGTTTCACAACCTTCGCACG is part of the uncultured Methanobrevibacter sp. genome and encodes:
- a CDS encoding TIGR00375 family protein encodes the protein MLVNADFHIHSCFSMASSKDMVIRNMAPKSKLKGLQLLGTGDAFHPKWLDIIEESTDYLGDGIYSFDGMDFVLTTEVEAKHRIHHVIIIPDMDIARELSSKLPSSNKSSDGRPKTRLGGAELLELAHDHDCLIGPAHAFTPWTGMYKSYDSIYDCYDAKPDFVELGLSADTDMADTIRELKDFVFLSNSDAHSPWPHRLGREFNQIELEDISYSSIKKAFKHRDVKANYGLVPNLGKYHMTACTKCHKLIDPEVARENKMKCSCGGTIKKGVDYRISEIADSTDPVHPEFRPDYVHLMPLAEIISAVYGKGVTTKYVQGIWQKLIDNFKTEIDVLINVSLDDIKRVDHEVSHAIESFRNNTIDVVPGGGGQYGHILFKKEIKKPKVVTLDNF
- the frhA gene encoding coenzyme F420 hydrogenase subunit alpha, whose amino-acid sequence is MKDRVVISPTTRQEGHAELVMEVDDEGIVTKGMYFSITPVRGLEKMVLSKAPETAPVLCQRICGVCPIPHTLASAEAIDQALGIEIPKAARLLREATLAAHNINSAAIHHFLVAPDFVPEDLFATAVDSVSNVRKNVQYVVDMIAGEGIHPSDVRVGGMARNITPFTKERLIERMTALKSDLEAHVELIKNCVAESAEKMGIPKDLGVVNQPLLAVHPTYGVNEFDMDAFSEVLPEAWYDDPEVGKRGCSVIPLINGTNVETGPRARMEKFQGFKDKGVIAQHVARADEMLKNYDACLEALDAIDPAASARADYDPRGTGELGFGIIEGPRGTNAHMAKVEDGKTKFYSAIVPTTWNIPTMGPATEGFHHEFGPHVIRAYDPCLSCATHVMVVDDEDKSILKNEMVRI
- a CDS encoding DUF2112 family protein codes for the protein MNVLVVPDASMIVIPLIEKNGHTYLSPSNFSRYDNMDICEGNLNFENLITRYSSSELPSGVRSRLFLFSKVIDKADAAIIIGKRPKGHKRMYDALNDLILFGGNSCNNARSLMVKIVDDMEIPTLKLAYPTTQKEIIDLISKTNDFLRNFKSSSQLDVDLRKKRYAYPFHDFKKILNNTIF
- a CDS encoding endoglucanase translates to MDKANIIISIIVVLCIAAAVTAYGITNSDNPIFSDLSSMGANDNTGNGLGNNTTLNNTGSSVATTDGSSSSTGSESGSSDSYSSGSSSSGSSSGSSSSSSSGSSSSSDSGSDSGSSSNTQMSYSTAKSIANDAVLEDRCYAGSGYYSNGYWIFTIYDADGNAVDSIGVNDATGGTERV
- a CDS encoding proteasome assembly chaperone family protein, with protein sequence MNYTEINVLEEIELDNPVFIEALPGLGHVGKLAADHIIDELGATKFAEIYSPTFPPQVVVKDEGIIENMYNELYYLKDVGEDELDLIILVGNTQALSPEGQYLVCKDTLDFVCNYGIDRIYTLGGMVTSPQPVENPKVFGAATCEANVELLKEADIEMRSNDGGIVGASGLFLGLGIRRGIEGSCLMGETPGYFIDAEAAEALLNKLALLLNFEINTDKLDERAEETRQMIAKAQQMEQDLINKANAGNADDLRYIG
- the frhD gene encoding coenzyme F420-reducing hydrogenase, FrhD protein codes for the protein MPYDSEIIVIGCGNILFKDDGFGPVVINLLQKYCNDQNDYYDPAVTSYVEDEFDKDIMNQIKEKFEGITLPDSIQFIDGGTAAPTNFFPLYEEYDWKKLIVIDVVEFDAEPGTVDVFDPNIMKIGKYDNPHGMTVEEPLQKISEKCEVVVVGCKPESIPTPDVDMGLTESVEKAIPKTIDLILKEIGVK
- the frhG gene encoding coenzyme F420 hydrogenase subunit gamma, giving the protein MFDKLKKAFGGSSEPEAPKVEEKVEAAPAETPKAAPAEEKAASAKPRIGYIHLSGCTGDAMSLTENYDILSTVLTDMIDIVYGQTLVDKWIHGTYAEEMPEMDLCLIEGSVCLQDEHSLHEIQEARKKSKLICAFGSCAMTGCFTTFARGGQQAQPKHESFVPVSSLVKVDLALPGCPVAPEMIANAVVALCNGDLEYLQPAIDKAACNTGCGCDVLTNIIRNGLCSGCGTCALACPTRAMGFTEGRPSCDRDRCIKCGTCYAMCPRAWLPIKRIKENTGL